From a region of the Sminthopsis crassicaudata isolate SCR6 chromosome 6, ASM4859323v1, whole genome shotgun sequence genome:
- the SLC35C1 gene encoding GDP-fucose transporter 1 isoform X1, with protein MNRTPLKRSRILRMALAGALEAPAQGGPGQERPFLLRAAQIALVVTLYWAISISMVFLNKYLLDSPSLRLDAPLFVTFYQCLVTALLCKALSLLAACWPGALDFPSVRMDLKVSRSVLPLSVVFIGMITFNNLCLKYVGVAFYNVGRSLTTVFNVLLSYLLLKQTTSFYALLTCGVIIGGFWLGVDQEGEEGTLSWVGTLFGVLASLCVSLNAIYTKKVLPAVDGSIWRLTFYNNVNACVLFLPLLLLFGELQTVAVFDKLDSAHFWGMMTLGGLFGFAIGYVTGLQIKFTSPLTHNVSGTAKACAQTVLAVLYFEETKSFLWWTSNLMVLGGSSAYTWVKGLEMKKAQEELAPREGEKGEMGV; from the exons ATGAACAGGACGCCCCTGAAGCGCTCGCGGATCCTGAGAATGGCGCTGGCGGGGGCCCTGGAGGCGCCGGCCCAGGGAGGCCCGGGCCAGGAGAGGCCGTTCCTGCTGCGGGCCGCGCAGATCGCGCTGGTGGTGACGCTCTACTGGGCGATCTCCATCTCCATGGTCTTCCTCAACAAGTACCTGCTGGACAGCCCCTCGCTGCGCCTGGACGCCCCGCTCTTCGTCACCTTCTACCAGTGCCTGGTGACGGCGCTGCTGTGCAAGGCCCTGAGCCTGCTGGCCGCGTGCTGGCCCGGCGCCCTGGACTTCCCCTCCGTGCGCATGGACCTGAAGGTGTCCCGGAGCGTCCTGCCGCTGTCCGTGGTCTTCATCGGCATGATCACCTTCAACAACCTCTGCCTCAAGTACGTGGGCGTGGCCTTCTACAACGTGGGCCGCTCGCTCACCACCGTCTTCAACGTCCTGCTCTCCTACCTGCTGCTCAAGCAGACCACCTCCTTCTACGCGCTGCTCACCTGCGGCGTCATCATCG GTGGCTTCTGGCTGGGCGTGGACcaggagggagaagagggcaCCCTGTCGTGGGTGGGCACCCTGTTCGGGGTGCTGGCCAGCCTCTGTGTCTCCCTCAATGCCATCTACACCAAGAAGGTGCTGCCGGCGGTAGACGGCAGCATCTGGCGGCTGACCTTCTACAACAACGTCAATGCTTGCGTCCTCTTCCTCCCCCTGCTGCTGCTGTTTGGGGAGCTGCAGACCGTGGCCGTCTTCGACAAGCTGGACAGCGCCCACTTCTGGGGCATGATGACCCTGGGCGGGCTCTTTGGCTTCGCCATCGGCTACGTGACGGGCCTGCAGATCAAGTTCACCAGTCCCCTGACCCACAACGTGTCCGGCACGGCCAAGGCCTGCGCTCAGACGGTCCTGGCTGTCCTGTACTTTGAGGAGACCAAAAGCTTCCTCTGGTGGACCAGCAACCTGATGGTGCTGGGCGGCTCCTCGGCCTACACCTGGGTGAAGGGGCTGGAGATGAAGAAAGCCCAGGAGGAGCTGGCCCCCAGGGAGGGCGAGAAGGGCGAGATGGGCGTGTGA
- the SLC35C1 gene encoding GDP-fucose transporter 1 isoform X2, whose product MALAGALEAPAQGGPGQERPFLLRAAQIALVVTLYWAISISMVFLNKYLLDSPSLRLDAPLFVTFYQCLVTALLCKALSLLAACWPGALDFPSVRMDLKVSRSVLPLSVVFIGMITFNNLCLKYVGVAFYNVGRSLTTVFNVLLSYLLLKQTTSFYALLTCGVIIGGFWLGVDQEGEEGTLSWVGTLFGVLASLCVSLNAIYTKKVLPAVDGSIWRLTFYNNVNACVLFLPLLLLFGELQTVAVFDKLDSAHFWGMMTLGGLFGFAIGYVTGLQIKFTSPLTHNVSGTAKACAQTVLAVLYFEETKSFLWWTSNLMVLGGSSAYTWVKGLEMKKAQEELAPREGEKGEMGV is encoded by the exons ATGGCGCTGGCGGGGGCCCTGGAGGCGCCGGCCCAGGGAGGCCCGGGCCAGGAGAGGCCGTTCCTGCTGCGGGCCGCGCAGATCGCGCTGGTGGTGACGCTCTACTGGGCGATCTCCATCTCCATGGTCTTCCTCAACAAGTACCTGCTGGACAGCCCCTCGCTGCGCCTGGACGCCCCGCTCTTCGTCACCTTCTACCAGTGCCTGGTGACGGCGCTGCTGTGCAAGGCCCTGAGCCTGCTGGCCGCGTGCTGGCCCGGCGCCCTGGACTTCCCCTCCGTGCGCATGGACCTGAAGGTGTCCCGGAGCGTCCTGCCGCTGTCCGTGGTCTTCATCGGCATGATCACCTTCAACAACCTCTGCCTCAAGTACGTGGGCGTGGCCTTCTACAACGTGGGCCGCTCGCTCACCACCGTCTTCAACGTCCTGCTCTCCTACCTGCTGCTCAAGCAGACCACCTCCTTCTACGCGCTGCTCACCTGCGGCGTCATCATCG GTGGCTTCTGGCTGGGCGTGGACcaggagggagaagagggcaCCCTGTCGTGGGTGGGCACCCTGTTCGGGGTGCTGGCCAGCCTCTGTGTCTCCCTCAATGCCATCTACACCAAGAAGGTGCTGCCGGCGGTAGACGGCAGCATCTGGCGGCTGACCTTCTACAACAACGTCAATGCTTGCGTCCTCTTCCTCCCCCTGCTGCTGCTGTTTGGGGAGCTGCAGACCGTGGCCGTCTTCGACAAGCTGGACAGCGCCCACTTCTGGGGCATGATGACCCTGGGCGGGCTCTTTGGCTTCGCCATCGGCTACGTGACGGGCCTGCAGATCAAGTTCACCAGTCCCCTGACCCACAACGTGTCCGGCACGGCCAAGGCCTGCGCTCAGACGGTCCTGGCTGTCCTGTACTTTGAGGAGACCAAAAGCTTCCTCTGGTGGACCAGCAACCTGATGGTGCTGGGCGGCTCCTCGGCCTACACCTGGGTGAAGGGGCTGGAGATGAAGAAAGCCCAGGAGGAGCTGGCCCCCAGGGAGGGCGAGAAGGGCGAGATGGGCGTGTGA